Part of the Gammaproteobacteria bacterium genome, GGCATTGCAGAGATGGGCAACGTGATCACAGGCATCGCGACCACCCACCTGGCCGAGGCCGGCTACCAGTGTTCAATTTCGGTGCCCACTCTGGTGGTGGGGCGCAACACCATGCTTTCCACGCTGGACTTCAAGCGGCTGGTGGTGCCTTTGTTGACCGACTATGGCCCGCTGTCCATTCACCTTGCCCTGCGGGAAGCCCCCAATCTGGAGCGGCAGGCCGTCAAGTTCAAGCGAACCGTGGATTCCCGGGCCGGGATACAACAGATGTATTGACCGTTCTCGCCTCCTTTCCCTTCAGGGTGACACAAAGGCGTGTCACCCTTTTCTTTCGCCACCTTTTCCTCTCTCTTCTTTGCGTTCATTTCTAGGTGTGCTATGCTTGGCAAGTGG contains:
- a CDS encoding chemotaxis protein CheX, with protein sequence MRANFMNPFLKAAQSVLATEVGAEVKRGDVTLESNCYTPEDVTVLLSVVGDVQGIVMYGMGIPMALALISQMLGEEHQEFDDLAQSGIAEMGNVITGIATTHLAEAGYQCSISVPTLVVGRNTMLSTLDFKRLVVPLLTDYGPLSIHLALREAPNLERQAVKFKRTVDSRAGIQQMY